The proteins below come from a single Clupea harengus chromosome 21, Ch_v2.0.2, whole genome shotgun sequence genomic window:
- the nxnl2 gene encoding nucleoredoxin-like protein 2: MVLPPAMVEVFIGRALVNKDGDVIDPEVALRNKVVGIYFSAGWCPPCRDFTPILCDFYTELVEEADVPAQLEIVFVSSDKSTEDMVEYYHDMHGDWLALPWTDQYKHDLKKRFNITAVPKLVIVKENGEVITDKGRKQIRDQGLACFRNWLEVAEIFQNFKG; the protein is encoded by the exons ATGGTTTTGCCTCCAGCAATGGTGGAGGTGTTTATAGGTCGAGCTCTCGTCAACAAGGATGGGGATGTCATTGATCCAGAAGTGGCACTGCGAAACAAAGTAGTAGGTATATACTTCTCGGCTGGATGGTGCCCACCTTGTCGGGACTTCACGCCCATCCTCTGTGATTTTTACACTGAGTTGGTAGAAGAGGCCGACGTACCTGCACAGCTTGAGATTGTCTTTGTATCATCTGACAAGTCCACAGAGGACATGGTTGAATACTACCATGACATGCATGGTGACTGGCTTGCGTTGCCGTGGACAGATCAATATAAACA TGACCTCAAGAAGAGGTTCAACATCACCGCTGTGCCAAAGCTGGTGATTGTGAAAGAGAACGGCGAGGTGATCACAGACAAAGGCCGAAAGCAGATCAGGGACCAGGGCCTGGCTTGCTTCCGAAACTGGCTAGAGGTGGCAGAGATTTTCCAGAACTTTAAGGGGTAG
- the LOC105911824 gene encoding spindlin-Z: MKTPFGKSAGQRSRADAGHAGVSANMMKKKNSHKKHKASLGPNKPVSQPRRNIVGCRIQHIWKEGSGTASQWKGTVLDQVPVNPSLYLIKYDGFDCVYGLELHKDERVQGLEVLPDRLASSRISDAQLADTMIGKAVEHMFETDEGSKDEWRGMVLARAPIMNTWFYITYEKDPVLYMYQLLDDYKDGDLRIMPDSNDSPPAEREPGEVVDSLVGKQVEYAKEDGSKRTGMVIHQVEAKPSVYFIKFDDDFHIYVYDLVKTS, translated from the exons GGCATGCAGGTGTGTCTGCAAatatgatgaagaagaagaactccCACAA aaaACACAAGGCCAGCCTGGGACCAAACAAACCTGTGTCGCAGCCGCGGAGAAACATTGTGGGTTGCCGTATACAGCACATCTGGAAGGAGGGCAGCGGTACGGCCTCGCAGTGGAAGGGAACTGTGTTGGACCAGGTGCCAGTTAACCCCTCACTCTACCTGATCAAGTACGACGGCTTCGACTGCGTTTACGGACTGGAGCTACACAAGGACGAGCGGGTGCAGGGCCTTGAGGTGCTGCCTGACAGGCTTG CGTCCTCGCGCATTAGTGACGCCCAACTGGCAGACACTATGATCGGGAAGGCAGTGGAACACATGTTTGAGACGGATGAAGGTTCTAAGGATGAGTGGCGGGGAATGGTCCTGGCCCGAGCGCCCATTATGAACACTTGGTTCTACATCACCTACGAGAAGGACCCGGTGCTATACATGTATCAACTCTTAGATGACTACAAGGACGGCGATCTCCGCATCATGCCTGATTCAA ATGACTCCCCACCTGCGGAGCGGGAGCCTGGGGAGGTGGTGGACAGCCTGGTGGGAAAACAAGTGGAGTACGCCAAAGAGGACGGCTCCAAACGGACTGGCATGGTCATCCACCAGGTTGAAGCCAAGCCCTCTGTCTATTTCATCAAGTTCGATGACGATTTTCACATCTACGTTTACGACCTGGTAAAAACCTCCTAG
- the wu:fb59d01 gene encoding actinia tenebrosa protease inhibitors: MLDKLYFGCFLLMWMFVSTMSVDPKCEELMTEGEGEQHLLRYYFSSGDKSCIPFFYKGEGGNFNNFESDRDCVMACSPDSTVLYPEGDLVCSLPVDVGECFAMHLQYYYSVEEKTCRLFHYGGCKGNGNRFETRDECLKMCQAKSGRALGAAPDISPDATTVDRGLIVGVLGGVIFAVAVIASIAMFVVQRKGKERKRVPTAEVEMS; encoded by the exons ATGCTGGATAAACTATATTTCGGGTGTTTTCTCTTGATGTGGATGTTTGTTTCTACCATGTCCGTGG ATCCAAAATGCGAGGAGCTTATGACCGAGGGGGAAGGGGAGCAGCATCTCCTGAGGTATTACTTTAGTTCAGGCGACAAAtcctgcatcccctttttctaCAAAGGAGAAGGAGGCAACTTTAACAACTTTGAAAGTGATCGGGATTGTGTGATGGCATGTTCTCCTGATTCCACTGTACTCTATCCAGAAGGAG ATTTGGTGTGTTCTCTTCCTGTTGATGTTGGTGAGTGTTTTGCAATGCACCTGCAATACTACTACAGTGTGGAGGAAAAGACCTGTCGTCTATTTCACTATGGAGGGTGCAAAGGCAATGGCAACCGCTTTGAGACAAGAGATGAATGTCTAAAAATGTGCCAAG CTAAATCTGGAAGAGCACTTGGAGCAGCCCCCGATATCAGCCCTGATGCAACCACTGTTGACAGAG GATTGATTGTGGGAGTACTAGGTGGGGTGATATTTGCAGTGGCGGTAATCGCAAGTATTGCCATGTTTGTTGTCCAGAG GAAAggcaaagagaggaagagagtccCGACAGCAGAGGTGGAGATGAGCTGA